The Quercus robur chromosome 3, dhQueRobu3.1, whole genome shotgun sequence DNA segment TTTATTTGCCTCCAAGAAGAGCAAtggtaaaaacaaaaacaaaaaacaaaaattatgattataATTATTGATAATTTGTAATTAGTATAACAtcacttaattttattatatatcaatcaaaatttaccaacttaataattgtgaaaaaagtGGATTCTAGTTAGCTAGCgcttaactagtaaagtttcttatcatcaaatatgaaatttggGGTTTGAACCCCGTATACACCAAGAATCGATTGAAattttggtctaatgataaaaatcaattattacGAGCGAGTAtcataagttaaaattatttgtcaaaaaacaattgcaaaaataattgtGAGATTTGTTACATCATTGCACCAATTAACAGGTAATGTCACTACCTTTATTGCTTATTGATAGCCGCAATTTATGTGAGGTTTAATTTTGTGATAGAAATCCTTATTTACGTTTAGTAAAGGGAGAAGTGGCATAAAGGAAggattataaaatataataataaaaaacagatgtcataagttgaaaatatctctaaaaaataattgtaaaaataattataaaatttattatatccaTCACTGCACCAATTATCAGGTAATGTCACTGCCGTCATTGCTTATTGATAGCCATAATTTATGTGAGGTTTAAAGTTTAATTATGTGGTGGAAACCCCTTATTTACATTTAGTAAAGAGGGGTAATAAGTGAAGTAACACAAAGGaaggaaaatataatatatagggTGTGTttagatatcgcttattttgttgaaattgagaaattATTAGTGAAAGTATTGTATataaaatgtaaaagttagttaaaatagtacaataaaactcatgaataataccaaaaaaatacaGTAAGatctataaataataacaaaaataaattaaataatgaaataattttcttttttcattctacCAAAGGCACACGTAATAACAACTCTGTGTGTGTTCAACTTCATGACCCTAGAATGTCATTGGCCTAAGATTTGACGCTGAATTGTACTATGGAGTCCCAATAATTAATATAGCCTggctaacaaaaaaaaaaaaaaactctgatAGTACATGACATGAAAGTAACTCATAGATTTGAGTTCTGTacgttttttttcttcttctttcttctcgtACTTACAAAGCTAAAACTTTCTGCCCCACACTGCGGCAAACCCATGTTAGGCGATTAAGACTCAAACAGAtcaagccccccccccccccccaaccccaaaagaaaaacctCCCCAAATTTAATGAATGTGGAAAATTATTATTCAGTTTGCTTCATTGCATTgagcttgaaatttttttgaagacgATCATCATGATGGTCATGTTATGTCATTTAAGTTGATATGGTCGCCGTCATGTGTCATTACAAAATTGGTGTGAAGTTATAATATCAATGTCACATGTCATGAACATGGTGGACCTTAACGGTCTACTTCTAGGTTTTTCACGTAAAAGAGACTAGAAACATTGATATTTTGTATATGGCCTTTTAAACTTTGAAAACGAAACTTTTTTCAATACTAATATTTACTATAGAAGTGTCACAATCACCAGCAAGAGACAATTAACAGGTTAATCTAGATACAAAAAGCTTTGAAGCACTCAAAATTTGAGAACTCTAGAagttcttttattatatataagatTAATTactactacattttttttttaaactaaggGATATAACATGGAGCCCATGTTAACCCTTAGTCTTGGCCTAGTGACCAATCCCTAGCTAGatagaagaagataaagaaaaagaaagaagaagaaagacaataatatatatttatataacgTAACACTCTCTATTACATCAGTAAACTCCTTATTATTGCAGCTTGAGCGCTGTCAGAGTCTGTTGTAGCCAAAAGATTGGACAAACGGTCGCTTAGGTCATCCACTTCCCTGTGTAAGCTTCTTATATAGTTGCAAGTCTCTTGCAATACTTTGGATGCTGATACCTGCCAGAATATACATATAAATTCTACACTTAGTAAACcaattgcaaatatatataacatataacGACATTGACTAAACTATTCATACGTAATACAGAGTCCTATAATTTGGCAATATTATCCGTCAATTCTTTTCGAGAACTTGGTAAACAATATATAAGTATTCGTCAAAAGTCTTTGTAACTAAGTGGtattattttgttctttctaCATATGAACCTAGGCTCAAATTGCCTTCCTAGCTagacaaaaagggaaaaaagtatTTAAGTAGTAATCCTATAGGCAAACCAAGTGTGTGTTGAGGTCCACACACCTCAAGTTGTGGGCTTTGTGGATTAAAACAAGCGAGGCAGTGAGTGTGACTTATCTTATTAGCTAAAGCAAATGGAGACCACAcatgttttgtgtgtgtgtgtgtgagtgagagagagagagataagagaGCAATAAACCTTGTCGGAGCGCCTATTGCGGATCTCAGGGATAAGTTGTTGTAACTTGGAAACAAGATCGGTGATCTGGTCATCAGTGATATTGCTAGAAACACCTGACTGCCTCGAACGGGATCTTCTGCTAGACATTGTTGTTCAGAGGAAGTGTCAGAAAGAAATAGTAgacaaaggagagagaaagagagagaagtggaACTCAAGCTCTTGTCAGAGAAAGTTTGTATCAGAAAAACTAATTTAGTTGGGTATGGAAGAAGCTAAGatggagatatatatatatataaagagagaaggaagTGAGTGTTTGAGACAAGTTATGGACAGAGAGATAAGGGAAGCAAGTAACCATGAACAAAAACTAGAGAAGAGAGGTGGTGTTGGGAGTGAAGAGGACAAGTGCATGGGAGAAAGAGGTGGGCTATGCTTGTTATTAAATAGGgttgtgggtgtgtttgtgtgtatgtgtatgtttgtgTTACATGTGTAAGTGTGTGAacgcgagagagagagagagagagggatctAGCTATAAAGGGAATAGAGAGATACGCCATACTGTGCTTTCTCTATATGTCCCCAAACTGGGGTTAGAGCTCAAGTGGGTTAAGGGAAATGTGCTTGTTTATCAGCCAACTTAGCGGGACCTCTATGTGTCAGTCTTAGCACGCAAGCCCATGTTATCTACTACTTCCTGTCATTTGAATAATTTCCTCATTTTTTGTACAGTATTATCACTACTATATACTCATATGGGATGTCTTAATTTCATGTAATTTACCAGGTATAAGTTAGGCACAACTTCTtagcaaagattaaaaaaagagagaaaaaagaaattaacgCATAAAATTTACATGATTCGGCAAGGTAACTAAGTCTATGGAAACAACGTCATACTTTACTATATAATAACACTCATAAGACTACTCTAACTTAATGACCAAATTACAAATATGAGTCAACTTTAACAAGATCttaagttttttattaattaaatattatatgatGCGCATGGATCATTATAGTATAAAATGTGCCAAgatattctcttaaaaaaattaaaatttaataataaagttCATTAGTAAATAAATTACGGAGttgaatttgattaaaaaaaaattaaatacaaatgcTTAAATAATTGTTCTTATTTTGTCTTAATTGAAATTGCTTAAATAACAGTACCAGTTTTGTCCTAAAGGGATTCTGCATAAATAACTGTGTTTTGTCCTTAATGGATTTGCCTAAATAACTGTGTTTTTGTCCTAAACAAGTTTGCTACATGCACTA contains these protein-coding regions:
- the LOC126718751 gene encoding transcription factor PRE6-like translates to MSSRRSRSRQSGVSSNITDDQITDLVSKLQQLIPEIRNRRSDKVSASKVLQETCNYIRSLHREVDDLSDRLSNLLATTDSDSAQAAIIRSLLM